The Pseudopipra pipra isolate bDixPip1 chromosome 29, bDixPip1.hap1, whole genome shotgun sequence DNA segment CTGGGGAACACTGGGAGAACACTGGGTGtttcccccagccccctccccgagcTTTCAGCCTTACCGAGGAGCCTCTGCTCCCTTTCccactccctcctccccctctgcGGCCCCGATGGCTCTGGCCCAGGGCAAAACAATGCGGCCGGTCCAAGGTTCTGTGCGGCCCCGTCCCTCAGCCAGCCCTTCGCCAAGTGGGAAATCCGGGGCAGAGTAACCTACTTTCTGTGCTCACAAGGAGCTTCTGTCCCAGCCAAGCAAGGTGGTGGGGACAGCACTGCCCTCCCGGGGCTCTGTGTCCCGGCGGGCCGGTGTGGGCACCGGGGGAGGCAGGTAAGGAGGCCCCAACAGGGCAGGATGCTCCTCAGCctcagctggagagggacattGCAGTGCCTCAGGTGTGGCTGTGCTGTTCAGGGGACCCCAGGGATTTGGCTCTGGTGGGTTTCTTGCCCGCAGCTTGGAGTGGAGGATGGAGACCCCAGAGAGGCAGGTTCCTGGGACAGCTGCAGGAGCTTTGTGGGGGAAATGCTTGGGCCTGGGGAGGCTGTCTGTGGGGGCAATGCTTGGCCCCAAGGGATTGTTTGTGGGAGCAGTGCTCAGGCGTGGCAAGCTGTTTGTGGGGGTAATAGCCCCATGGAGCTGTTCGTGGGGGCGATGGATTCCTGGTCCCTGGAGCTGTCTATGGGGGTAATGCTCGGCCCTGGGGGGCTACTTGTGGGGGTGATGCTTGGCCCCAGGGGGCAGTTTGTGGGGAGCAATACTCAGCCCTGGGGGGCTGTTTTTCAGGGTGATGCTCAGGCCCGCTGTCGGTCTTCACAGCCCACAGGAAAAATGCCATTATTTTTCTCACTCCAAAGATTTTCCCAAAGTATGAAGTGAATCCAGGCATCTGGGCACCCCATGTACCCCCTGCCACCCACCGGGCACGtagctggaggagcagagcaccTCCAGTTCCCGTCCCAGCTGCTTCCACCAGGCTTCGCTGCCGTCCCCGTGGGGGTGCGAGGCCAGGGAGGCGGGCGCAGGCACCCGCTGCCCCAACCTGCCGAGGCTCGTCCTCTTCCAGCAGGACTTTCAGGTTCCCGCAGTCCCGGCGGGGCCAcgcggggctgggctgggctacAGCGAGCCCAGCACGAGCCGCGCTGGGGGTCCGGCAGCAGGACCACACTTCAGCTGGACGCGGGGCATGGGCCCGCGGGGGTCCTGTGCCCGCAGCCCCCAGGGCTCAGGCTCCCGCCGGGTGCCGGTGCTCCAGGGGTGGAGGTGAGCGGCTCTGCTGGCACCCACCGGAGAGGTAATACTGCTCACTGGGCACACAGTGGCCATGAGCAAGGGGTCCTGGGGGCTGTGAAGTTCTTGAGATGCAGCTCTTTCCCCATAGCTTCTGCTGCGAGCTGCAGAAAGAGCTGCAACAGGGGGGTACCCCGTGTATTCCCCGCTCCTTTTTGTGGATCCTCTGGCCAATGATGGAGCTGGACAGAGGAACCCCTGACAGGGATGGGCACCatggggctctgcaggggcaaAGGCTGGAGCATCGGGACACCCCTGTGCAGGCGGTCCTGGTGCAGGAGCCCCACAGGGCAAGGGGACATCTCTGACTGTACTGGTGCAGCAGTGGGAAGTTCTCACCTGTACCGGGGGGCTACACGAGGCTCGAGGCACTGAGGCGCCCCCTCATCCTCCCCCTCTGTTCCGGGTGCTGCTTCCCCGTCTTGTTTCCGCTGGTTTGAGGCGCCACGCAGCCCAGCAGCGCGTGCCCtcaccctctccctccccacaggGATGGTGCTGGGACCCTCTCGGGGCACATCCCTGCCGCCCCCCGCCATGCCCGCCGCCCTCCGCCTACTCTGCGGGGTGGTGGTGCCGGCTGCCATGCTCTGCACCGAGCCCCTGCCCCGCATCACCTTCCCTAGCGGTGAGTAGGACAccggggaggagggggagggctgggaagggctgggacagctggggaggggggaacacACAGCATTGGCCTGGGGGAGTATCCATCCGCAGGGTTGAGTATCCAGAATCAGGAGCTGTGGGCTGCTCCCCATCACAGCCTCATCACCCCTCTCCTCACCCCCATGTGGGGCTGGGGACTGTGCCAGTGGCCACAGGTGATGCAGTGGGTGAGGGGATCTGATTAGGATGGTTGGCACCCCAGCAACTGTgggagggggagctggggattCACCCCAGGGTGCCAGACCCAGCAGAGCCATTTTGTCACTCACTTGGCACTGAGGGTCTGCTCAGGGTCACCCttaggagaggaaaagggacaAGGCACAGTGTGTCCAGCTGAAAGGCAGGTGGCAAAgtaggggtttggggggctgtggggtgatAGTTGGGCAGCAGGAGGGTCTGTGCCCCATGGCGGGGCTGTGCCCTTCCAGCTGTCACTTCCCATTTCCCACACAGCCATGGTCAGAATTACAAAATCCCCCCCATTTTGGTGCCTGGTGGGGGCAAATAAGAAGCTGCAGTCCCTGTCTGTGTCTGGGGGCACCCAGGGGGCTTGTGACCCCCGCCCAGGCTGGCATCCCAGGGCAGTGCATCCCCCAAATGGAGCACTGCCCTTGGCCTTGGTCCCAAAGcatcacaggcacagcctgggggaAAATGCACCCCATTTCTGGGGTCTGAGACATCCAGCTCTTGCAGCAGGACCTGGAGAAGGCAGGGGGAGGTGGGGGCCTGGATGTGGGAAGTGGAGACTGTGATGTGGGAGCTGCGGGGCAAGCACTGCACTCCATTTCCTGCATTAGAGGTGACACAAGCCATGGTGGCAGCTGCTACCACATCCGCCCGGGGGTGATAGTGGGCGTGGGAGGTGTGTGTGTCCCCTGGCCCCCGTCACCCCCTTTGTTCCTGCCAGAGGACCCACGGCGGACCCTCACCCACTTCAGCCAGGACAACGTCTCGCACTATGACATCTTCCTCCTGGATGAGAGTGAGGAGGAGCTGTATGTGGGGGCACGTGACCGGGTGCTGGCCCTCACTGTCACCCCCGGCAGCATCCGTGCAAGAGCCTCGGTGAGCAGCCGTCACTTTCGGGGAAGCGGAGGggtttccctcctccctcagtTCCCCTACTGGGGCTGGGCTCAACAGCTCAGGACCATTTCCATTCCCTTTGCAGATAATGTGGGGACCCACGGCTGAGAAAACCTCTGAGTGTGCTTTTAAGAAGAAGAGCCAAGAGGTGAGATGGCTctgtgggggctcagggggtcCCACGGAGCTGCTGGGGTGCTCAGCCCCCCACTTTGCTCTTCCCCCCCAGACCGAGTGCTTCAACTTCATCCGAGTCCTGGTGGCCCTGAACCAGACCCACCTCTACGTCTGTGGGACCTATGCCTTCAGCCCTGCATGCACCTACATTGTGAGTGTCCCTCCCAGGACAGGGCCTGGGGGGGTCTCTGGGCAGGTTGTGTTTGTTGAGGACCCACAAAATACAGCCCCAGGAGTGAATTACATCACAAGGTATCCCCGGGATGGGGAGTGCTGGGTGTCCCCCCACAAGGGGCATCTTTGTATTCCATAAAGGAGCACCCAGTGATTCTCACTCAGCTGCCAGTGACTCTTCCCCTGGCAGGGAAACTCTGATTTTGGGTTCTGGTCCCCTCAGGTGACCCCgggctccctgtccctgcctcagtttccccctgGTTGAGGACGTGATGGGGACCATCACTCCCCAACAGGAAAGTGGGGAAAGGTGACAGGAGCTGGGTACCCCCCATCATCCCCTGTCATCATCCCTGCACCCACCTTGAAGACACAGGCCACCCCATGTCTGCAAGGGATTCCACATCCATTCCCTGCAGATTTGGGGTTGTTTTCGCTCCTTTGGctgatttttctccccttcccacagcacCTGGAGAACTTCACATTGGTGTCCAGCGGCAGAGGACAACCCTTCCTGGATGGGAAGGGCCAGTGCCCCTTTGACCCCCAGCACAACTACACGGCCCTGCTGGTGGGTGAGTATGGGGCCAGTGGCCCCACGGGTGGGCACACCCCTGGGATGGAGCGGAGGGTGACAGTGTCCCCACATGGCTCacccctctgccctgtccccGAGCAGATGGTGAGCTCTACACTGGCACCATGAACAACTTCCAGGGCAACGAGCCCATCATCTCCCGCTCGCTGGGCACCCGCACCCTGCTCAAGACAGACGCCTTCCTGCGCTGGCTCTCTGGTGAGCGGAGGGTCAGTCCTGGGAAGGACACACCTGTGCCGGGGGAGCCTGCAGCCCCCTCGACTCCAGCTCCTCACTCACCTGCCCTGGCTATGCCTGTAGATGACGCTGCCTTCGTGGCCTCCTTCAGCATCCCTGGGGACGACAAGGTCTACTTCTTCTTCGAGGAGACAGCCGAAGAGTTCGACTTCTTCGAGCGGCTCCTGGTGCCGCGGGTGGCCCGTGTCTGCAAGGTAGGTGCAGGGGTGATGGCAGGGGACGATGGCAGGGGATGATGACAGGGGACGATGAGGGTACAGAGATGAgggaagatgatgatgatgagggAAAACGACAGGGGACAATGATGAGGGGTGATGGTGGGGAACGATGGGGGCAAAATGATGAGGCGTGATGACAGGGGACAATGACATGGACAATGAtggagatgatgatgatgagggACAATAGTTGGACGATGATGGGGGACGATGACAGGGGATGATGATGGGGGATCATAAAGATGACAGGAACCATGGAGGGTACAGTGATGGGGGATGATGACAAGGCATGAAGACAGGGCACTATGATGGGGGACAACAACAGGGGATAAATGGGGGTATCCAGCTCCTGTTCCTGAGCACCCTCTGACTCCCACAGAGCGATGTGGGGGGGGACAAGGTGTTGCAGAAGAAGTGGACGACATTCCTGAAGGCACAGCTCGTGTGCTCCCAGCCCGGCCACTTCCCCTTCAACGTCATCCATCATGCCTTTGTCCTGCCCCGCCGTGGTGGCGGCGCCGACTTCTACGCCGTCTTCACCTCGCAGTGGTGAGTGCCCAGGGGTGTGATGGGTGCCTGGGGTCCTGCAGCCTTCTGGTGCCCACCTGGATGTCcccacaggcaggcaggcagggcgGGCAGCGCCGCCGTCTGTGCCTACAGCCAGAAGGATCTGGAGAAGGTCTTCGAGGGCAAGTACAAGGAGCTGAACAAGGAGAGCTCCCGTTGGACTGTCTACAGTGGCCCTGACATGAGCCCCCGGCCTGGCAGTGTGAGTGCTGCCCACCTTGGGGGACTCGACCCTCCCAGGGACAATGCTGGTTCCCAAGGGAAGGGGTTTGTGTGTCACAATTTGTCCAGTGTGCTCGCACTGCAAGCAGGatgctggcacagggcagcGCTGTGACACAGCacaccctcccctccctgtgcctcagtttcccctcagTTTCAGAGCACTGacccctctctccctgcagtgctCCGTGGCTCCCTCCTCAGACAAAGCCCTCACCTTCATGAAAGACCATTTCCTGATGGATGAGAAGGTGTCACCCATCCAGGGGAGGCCACTCCTGGTGAAGTCAGATGTCACCTACACGCGCATCGCAGTGGATGAGACTCGTGGCATCTCAGGGACCACCTACCGCGTCCTGTTCCTGGCCACAGGTGGGTTTATGGGGGGGTGCACACAGGGCCACCCCTTTGACCCTTTCCTTGGCTCCAAAGCCCTGTTGATGTCCCCTGTGCCCCGCAGCGAAGGGTCTCCTGCACAAGGCAGTGGAGCTGCCCGAGGGTCCCCACATCGTGGAGAGCATTGAGCTCTTCCAGACACCAGAGCCAGTGAAGAACCTGCTGCTGGCCCCAGGGAAGGTAAGAAATGGGACCACCCAACAGCCACCCCAACCCTGGCGTGGGGACTGGGGGGTGGCTCAGCCACACACCTCTCTCTCCACAGGGCACCCTCTATGTGGGCTACTCCAGAGGTGTCCTCCAGGTCCCACTGGCCAACTGCAGCCTGCACCGGAGTTGCGCCGAGTGTGTGCTGGCACGGGACCCCTACTGCGCCTGGCATAGCCCCgagggctcctgccagcccaccCACATGGCCACTGAGGACAGGTGAGCACCAGGATGAGGATGGGAAGGGGGATGCAGAGGGGACTGGGGTGCTGACCCCACTCTCCCGGCTGCAGGAGCATGTGGCTGCAGGACATCGAGACGGGGAGCCCGGCCACCACATGCCACCGTGGGAGGAGCATGGCCATGCCCCGGGCCTGGGGGCCACCAGAGGATCCCACCATACAGGGTTGAGTACGGGAGCGTGGCAGGGTGGGGTGCATGGGTTGGGATGGGGCACACAGAATGGGATGGGGCACATGGGATGGAACGGATCACACAGAGTGGGATGGGTGGCATGGGTGGGATGGGGCACGTGGAGCGGGATGGGGCACATGGAGCGGGATGGAGCACAGAGAGCGGGATTGGGCccatggggtgggatggggcacACAGGGTGGGATGGGGCCCATGGGGTGGTATGGGTCACACAGGGTGCTCTGCCTCACCCCACTCTCAACACCCGCAGTGCTCAACCCCCAGCCAAACACCATCGTCCACCTGCTGTGCCCCTGCCACTCTGCACTGGCCACCTAcagctggcagcagcccagcagtgcccaggagaACACGATGCAGCTGCCTGACCACACGCTGGTGGTCATCGTGCAGCCAGGGACAGCCGGCATCTACAAGTGCCAGGCCATGGAGAACGGCTACACCTGGACCGTGGCTCACTATCAGCTCAAAGGCTCTGCTGAGGTGGCCCTGGGAGATGGGCTGGATGAGGAGGAGCTGGCCTGGGGGTCCTCGGCCATTGGCACCCCCGTGTCGTACTGGTCGCAGTTTGTGACGGTGACggtgctgctggtggtgacAGTGACCGCGGCTgcctgcctggccctgctcgCCTACCGCGACCAGCTCAAGGCCCGCAGCAAGGTGCGGGGCTGCAgcgctccccacagccccccgtCCCGCCACCGGGAGAAGGTGCCCCTCAACGGGGGCACCGGAGAGCCCCCGGCGCCCGGAGCCGccactgaggaggaggatgaaagCTCCCACGCTTGCTGCCTCCAACTCGATGGGGACATCGACGTGGACAACAACCGGCTCCACGTGCCGGGGCAGAACACGGCGTGACACTGTcaggggacaccctggggagggtgggagggaggggatgtgaATGTGAaggggttttgattttttttggggggggggggggggcttgttttggtttggtttggggttttttttggttttgttttttttatttaatacacGTGTTTTAGCATAAGGTGACATGTTGGGGCAGGGGGTCAGGTGGGCCCTAGGAGCAGCGGGGGCAGGATGGGGCAAGGAGGTGGGAtagggagagggcagggggcAAGGGCAGGTCAGGAGGACAGGGAAAGGACATGGCACAGAGAAGGAACGTGGTTGTGGGGCCAGGATGTGGGGTgggaatggatggatggacatgGCAGATGCTGTCACTGGTGTCACCCAGGGAAATACCCCCAGGATCCATTAAAACCTCAACACAGGGAAGGCTGAGCCTGCCAGGCTCCATGGGCCGACCCCACGGGCACCCACCCTGCACTGCCAGACCCCCTTCCCGGACACTGCATGGCCCTGGGGTGGTGGAGCCCAGtcctccccagctgcccccccaTTTCCAATGCCTTTGACCCGCCCTTTCTAAGCCAAACCAGCTGTAAATTTTCCTgccctttgctttttttattaaaaaaggaaaactcaacgcatggcactgctgggtctggggagggaggagcgTGGGGGGCAGCGCCAGCCCAGGCCTTTCGGGCAACGTGGGGGGATGTGCAAGGCGTGTTTGAGGGCAACACATGGGTGCGTGAGGGGAACACGTGTTCACGTGCAGCTCAGGCACGTGCAGGGCGtgacacacatgcacacatgtgCACATACGTGTGCAGAGCATGTGGGATGCGTGTGCAGGTGTGCGAGGTGGGCACGTGAAATAAGGGGTGAAATGAGGGGCGACGACatgaggatggggagggagggctCTCTTACACCCGCCCACCGCTCCCTCCCTTTGCGTGCATCCCTGCTGTTGTCCCCTGTTGCCGCCGTGCCTCCGGCCCTTCCAGAATTCCCCCCAGGAAGCACAGGCCCCACGCGCAGCAGGCTGACAGGCGCTGGCCCTTTAAGAGCAGTGAATTGGGCGCGGTCCCTTTAAGGCGCGCGCGTCCCCTCCCTGCGCACCCCTCCCACCTCCTGGGGCGGCGCCGCCATCTTTACTGCGGGCGCGGGACATGGCACTTCCGGCGCGGCCTCAACCCTTgcccaagatggcggcggcgcCCGGGCGCTGACGCCACCGGTGACTTCCGGCCGGAGGGCGGCCATGGGGCGACGAGGCCGGAGCGGGCCGTGCTGGCGGTCGAGCGGGGGGTCCCGCCCTCTGCCGAAGGTGAGGGGGCGGTGGGGCCGGGCCTGCGGAGTCGGGGAGAGCCGTCTGACCGTGGTGGCTCTGCCCGGTGCGGGGCCGGCGTGGgtggtggcggcggcggcggctgagCGAGGCCCCGAGGGGGTGtgggggagctgtggggagggacGGCGGAGCTGCAGGTGGGGAacgggggggcagagggagacCAGGGGGGCGCGGGTGGTGTGGGAGGGGACCGGGTACTGCGGGACCCCCTCGACTTTGGAGGAGCCCCGGGACAGGGGCTGGAACCCCCCGGGGCAGTGGCTGGACCCccccggggctgcgggagcgAAGCCGCCCCAGAGCCAGGCGAGGACACTCCCGGGACACGGGGCTGGGGACGAGTGTGGCCCGCGCAGTGACCTTGAGCGGGTCCCcaggcccagctctgctcctgttcGCACGGCCGAGCTTTTGCAGACCAGCGCTGGGGCCTTCGCCCGGGGGGTAGGAGTGGGGGGGGGGACACTCCTGagtgcagagctgggggtgctggagaAGGAAGTGTCTGTGCCGCAGCGGTTACTGAGCGACAGCTGCTCCGGGAGGCTGCGGGTTCTCGGTGAGGCTGGGGCCGGATCCTTTCTTCCCCGCAGGTTTGTATCCAGAATTCCCCCCTGGGGTTTATATCCACAGTTCTCCCCCCGGGGTTTATATCCACAGTTCTCCCCCCGGGGTTTATATCCAcagttcccccccccccccggggttTATATCCACAGTTTCCCCCCCCTGGGTTTGTATCCAGAGCTCCCCCCGGGTTTGTATTCAGAACACCGCCCCCTCCTCGGCTTTGTCACTGCTCCCACCCCGGGGTGAATTTAAGAAGTGAACGCTTAAGGACTTTGCCAGGGGAGCTGCCAACTGGGGCTGGTGTCACGGCACAGGGAAAGGGCTCCGGATTGGAGCCTTGCAGTGGGATTGTGGATCTCGTGCTTTCCCGCTTGGGAGCATCTCCACAGGCAACCCTGGTGAGCAGCTGGGGCTCGCTCCGGATGGTTCCCAGGGGGTGCTGAGGCATTAACAtgctgggcaggacacagcCCTGGCCAGGGGACACAAAGGCCCTGTTTCTGTTTGCCAGGGAATCATCTTTAGcttcagctgcagccagagcGGTTTTGGGGACTGGACTGACAGGGCAATGTTTAAAAGGACCTTAACTGGAGCATTGTGCTAAATTGAGTTCTGTGTTCAGGAGGCTGAGGCTGTGCCCAGACTAACCAGAGGGCAGGGGACAGCCTGCTGGGTATCCCCTGCTTGGATTTCCAGGCAGAAGTTCAAGAAATGCTGTTCTGTGCAGGGTGAGAAGGGACCAGTGAGGGGTAGTCTGGACTGTTCCAGAGGTGAAGTGCAGAAttggctgtgggagctgggagggaaccTGGTACACTGGGGCTTTGGTTTGGAGAGCAGGTAAGTTCTTGGGAGAATTTACTTGAAAGATCATCCAAGAGTTGTTGAATGGATGTGACGGGATCCCTGGATCCCTGCCCTGAGCAAGGCCCTGGTCTAAATTTCTGTAAGAATTAAATGCTCTGAGAGAAACTTTCGTGTTGGCAGAACAAGAATTGTGGCTGTGCTGGTCATCCCTGGGGATGCCAGCATGCCTTCCCTCTTCCACACAGGAGGGGCTTTTAGTGCCCATGGGCCTTAGGACTTTGTCTTTCTAATTCAGATCCCCGGTGAGAGGAGTTATTTGTAATGAGTCCAGAGAAAATGCAGCTATTTCCTCAAGGGGTTATGGCTGAAATTCTAAACCCAAAGCACCAGAGTACATGAAACTACATAAAAATCAAGGATacttcattattattattttgttttccttattgcAGCAATGAGAATGTTTTTTGCAGGCAGTCCTTCACTTTCCCATGGGGAGGTTGTTTCTGTCCTTGGGTGGCAGAGGAATTTGGAGTATGGACTAAACCCTCAGGCTTCACCAGGAAATTACATTGAccagactttatttttttctttaataaaatattgaGTTAGTGAGACTAACTTAACTTACTTTACAAGAACCAAGTCCTGTTTTCATAGGTTCTGTTTGCAGATAATTCCTGGGCAGGAAGCTTTGTGAATTAATCATGGCACTCTTAGTGAACCCAGTAATGCTGTAATTGTAATTAAAGCAATCCTGACTTTGTTTTAGCCAGGCCATGGTGTTTGTTGTGCCTTATCTGCCAAGGCAATTGCTTGTAAGGATGAAGAGTAGTTCTCTTTGCATTGGTAAAAGTGTTGGACCCGGTGCCCTTAGGTATTTTTAACTGCTCTGTCTGTGGCAGCCTGTaatgctgtttgctgctgttcagcaaatattttcttggCAGACAGGCAACGAAATGGTCAGTTAATGGTAcatccacccctgccctgctgtaATTTCATAACTGTAGTTTCTTCTCTGTGCCAGAGGTAAATAATTTCCAGTTGTTTTGTTACTGCCTTTTTAACCGAGTGGCTCTGGACCCTGTGAGCTCTCCACAGAGACTGCGGTGGGGAGACatttctcacagaatcacagactggtttgagTTCAAAGGAACCTTACACCTCATCTTGTCCcacaggacaccttccactagaccaggttgcttcaagccccatccaacatggccttggaccctcccagggatgaggcagccacagcttctctgggtaacctgtgccagggcctcaccaccctcacagggaagaatttcttccccatATCCCATGTAACCCTGCCCtatggcagtgggaagccattcctccttgtcctgtcacccaAGAgcttgtccaaagtccctttccacttctcttggagccccttaAGGCACTGTGTGGTGGTCACTGCCCTTCCCTTTGAGTTCTCACTTGGTCAATCTGCTTTTAGGTGTCAGGTTGTGGGCCCCTCATTCCAGTTCCCACTCCTtactgcagctctgctttctgaCAGCTCAGCTCGTGCCTGGGCACACAGGCAAAACCCCATTTGCCAGCACCTGGAATGTAAGCTGTGATCCAGCTGTAGTCAAGCCCTTCCGCAAAGTTTAGTGATCTTTTACTCCCTAACACCCCAAGGCGCCTTTTTTGATGTGGAAAGAAAGCCCTTGCAGGCAGCGAAACGATCACTGTCGTGACTCTCTGAGCTGCCCTTTTCTTGCTGCCTGGCCCTGTGTGGGGGTTCCCAGAGAATTAGGGGCTTCCTGAGGGGAAGGGTctgctggaggaggctgagccagcacctccctcctcctccccctgcctcTGGCACTCTGAGCATGGCCAGTGGTGGAAGGGGGGcagttggggggggggggaatatcAGACCAGGAGCAGTGTTGGAAGGGAGGATGAACTTTGCTCTGTAGCTGACAAGCAGCTCAACAGAGAGAGCCTAGGCTGTGATTTAACCCTTTCTTTTCAGAGTATTGGTCATCAACATGGAGACTCTACATGGCTCCTTGCATtggccttgttttcctgctgttattCCTCTTTTCACAACTTTCTCATCCCCCTTCCCTGGCTTGCATCATCCTCCAGCTTTAGGAAGATCAGAATGGAAATGCCCAAAGAAACGTGTCTGATTTGTGCAGGGAATCTGGGAACACAAACCGAAACTTGTCACTTCCTTCTTTGTACAGAGCCTGGAACTGAAATGACGTCCTGACAACTGGGAGCATCACAGACCCGGAATGACTGGGGAGAAGCTGCTTTGGTTGGCAATCCATGATCCTGTGTGTCCGTTGACAGGTAAGTGTGCTGCTGGAGTGGTGCTCATCCCCTGGCTCTCAACCTGCTTCCCAAAGCCTGGGAGCTTTGCTTTGCCACGGAGCAGTGTGGGCTGTGGTGGGAGCTGCTACGTGTgcgagctgctgctggagccacaTGAGAAGGTGTCACCACCAGCCACGTGGTAGGGTCCTGCCTCCCGAGGTTacagtccctctgctctgctggcacaGTGCTGTGTGAGGGCTCGTTGTGTGCTTGAGGACAGTCAGCACAGTCTGAGGTGATGTGGGCAGCTGCAGCAAACGGGGGCTTCGTCCTCTACCCAAGGTGTCTCTCATTTCAGGTGCTGGCACTTCCCATCTGGTCAGTCAAGGCTGGAGGGCTAGGCCTGGATCTGCTCTTTACTTTTGAGGGAGATCTGGACCTCTCCTCCCACACCCCGAGGAGCCATGGAGGACAAACGCAACATCCCTATCATTGAGTGGGAACACCTGGACAAGAGGAAATTCTACGTGTTTGGGATTTGCATGACTATGATGATCCGGGTGAGCGTTTACCCCTTCACACTCATCCGGACGCGGCTGCAGGTTCAGAAGGGCAAGAGCCTCTACAACGGGACTTTCGATGCCTTTGTGAAAATCCTGCGGACAGAAGGGACGGCCGGGCTCTACCGTGGCTTTTTGGTGAACACCTTCACGCTGATCTCGGGGCAGT contains these protein-coding regions:
- the SEMA4A gene encoding semaphorin-4A isoform X1, producing MYPLPPTGHVAGGAEHLQFPSQLLPPGFAAVPVGVRGQGGGRRHPLPQPAEARPLPAGLSGSRSPGGATRGWAGLQRAQHEPRWGSGSRTTLQLDAGHGPAGVLCPQPPGLRLPPGAGAPGVEVSGSAGTHRRGMVLGPSRGTSLPPPAMPAALRLLCGVVVPAAMLCTEPLPRITFPSEDPRRTLTHFSQDNVSHYDIFLLDESEEELYVGARDRVLALTVTPGSIRARASIMWGPTAEKTSECAFKKKSQETECFNFIRVLVALNQTHLYVCGTYAFSPACTYIHLENFTLVSSGRGQPFLDGKGQCPFDPQHNYTALLVDGELYTGTMNNFQGNEPIISRSLGTRTLLKTDAFLRWLSDDAAFVASFSIPGDDKVYFFFEETAEEFDFFERLLVPRVARVCKSDVGGDKVLQKKWTTFLKAQLVCSQPGHFPFNVIHHAFVLPRRGGGADFYAVFTSQWQAGRAGSAAVCAYSQKDLEKVFEGKYKELNKESSRWTVYSGPDMSPRPGSCSVAPSSDKALTFMKDHFLMDEKVSPIQGRPLLVKSDVTYTRIAVDETRGISGTTYRVLFLATAKGLLHKAVELPEGPHIVESIELFQTPEPVKNLLLAPGKGTLYVGYSRGVLQVPLANCSLHRSCAECVLARDPYCAWHSPEGSCQPTHMATEDRSMWLQDIETGSPATTCHRGRSMAMPRAWGPPEDPTIQVLNPQPNTIVHLLCPCHSALATYSWQQPSSAQENTMQLPDHTLVVIVQPGTAGIYKCQAMENGYTWTVAHYQLKGSAEVALGDGLDEEELAWGSSAIGTPVSYWSQFVTVTVLLVVTVTAAACLALLAYRDQLKARSKVRGCSAPHSPPSRHREKVPLNGGTGEPPAPGAATEEEDESSHACCLQLDGDIDVDNNRLHVPGQNTA
- the SEMA4A gene encoding semaphorin-4A isoform X2, with protein sequence MVLGPSRGTSLPPPAMPAALRLLCGVVVPAAMLCTEPLPRITFPSEDPRRTLTHFSQDNVSHYDIFLLDESEEELYVGARDRVLALTVTPGSIRARASIMWGPTAEKTSECAFKKKSQETECFNFIRVLVALNQTHLYVCGTYAFSPACTYIHLENFTLVSSGRGQPFLDGKGQCPFDPQHNYTALLVDGELYTGTMNNFQGNEPIISRSLGTRTLLKTDAFLRWLSDDAAFVASFSIPGDDKVYFFFEETAEEFDFFERLLVPRVARVCKSDVGGDKVLQKKWTTFLKAQLVCSQPGHFPFNVIHHAFVLPRRGGGADFYAVFTSQWQAGRAGSAAVCAYSQKDLEKVFEGKYKELNKESSRWTVYSGPDMSPRPGSCSVAPSSDKALTFMKDHFLMDEKVSPIQGRPLLVKSDVTYTRIAVDETRGISGTTYRVLFLATAKGLLHKAVELPEGPHIVESIELFQTPEPVKNLLLAPGKGTLYVGYSRGVLQVPLANCSLHRSCAECVLARDPYCAWHSPEGSCQPTHMATEDRSMWLQDIETGSPATTCHRGRSMAMPRAWGPPEDPTIQVLNPQPNTIVHLLCPCHSALATYSWQQPSSAQENTMQLPDHTLVVIVQPGTAGIYKCQAMENGYTWTVAHYQLKGSAEVALGDGLDEEELAWGSSAIGTPVSYWSQFVTVTVLLVVTVTAAACLALLAYRDQLKARSKVRGCSAPHSPPSRHREKVPLNGGTGEPPAPGAATEEEDESSHACCLQLDGDIDVDNNRLHVPGQNTA